A section of the Malus sylvestris chromosome 17, drMalSylv7.2, whole genome shotgun sequence genome encodes:
- the LOC126610367 gene encoding transcription factor TCP4-like, which produces MGMEGCGGEIVEVQGGHIVRSTGRKDRHSKIYTAKGPRDRRVRLSAHTAIQFYDVQDRLGYDRPSKAVDWLIKKAKSSIDKLVELPPWHPITTSNHAAEADDPFRSSNPNPNGPNPNDMVIAAAEQQSESSTSYNFNFELQRQRQSDNDSNFNIPPSLDSDNIADTMKSFFPTNTSSNAAAASSVDDFRSYPTDPHLISATTQDLGLSLHSFQDQGLNIHHNHTHTQQSSQALFAAAVGTGFDSSSYQRMVAWSNENRGLDGGFVFNSHSHSYSQPQPHNHGGDGNHGSTLQSSFTPSVSTRAWQQQHSSIFGTRFGTSDGTSPVFCIQGEEAENGTISDRPSSTSSLNSTRQL; this is translated from the coding sequence ATGGGAATGGAGGGTTGTGGGGGAGAGATTGTAGAAGTCCAAGGCGGCCACATTGTTCGATCCACCGGACGCAAAGACCGTCACAGCAAGATTTACACCGCCAAAGGCCCCAGAGACCGCCGTGTCCGGTTGTCCGCCCACACTGCCATCCAATTCTATGATGTTCAAGACCGCCTCGGATATGATAGACCCAGTAAAGCCGTGGACTGGCTCATCAAGAAGGCCAAATCTTCCATTGACAAGCTCGTTGAGCTTCCACCTTGGCATCCTATCACTACTAGTAACCATGCTGCCGAAGCTGATGATCCGTTTCGATcatcaaatccaaatccaaatggaCCAAATCCAAATGATATGGTAATTGCCGCAGCTGAGCAGCAATCAGAGTCCTCCACCAGCTACAACTTTAACTTTGAGCTCCAAAGGCAAAGGCAATCAGACAACGATTCGAACTTCAACATTCCGCCATCTCTAGACTCAGACAACATAGCTGACACCATGAAGTCCTTCTTCCCCACAAACACTAGTAGCAACGCCGCCGCTGCTTCCTCCGTTGACGATTTCCGTAGTTACCCAACCGATCCCCATCTAATTTCAGCAACTACCCAAGACCTTGGCCTCTCTCTCCACTCTTTCCAAGACCAAGGCCTAAACATTCATCACAATCACACTCACACTCAGCAGTCCTCTCAAGCCCTTTTCGCCGCCGCAGTGGGAACTGGATTTGACTCCTCCAGTTATCAGAGAATGGTGGCATGGAGCAATGAAAACAGAGGACTTGATGGGGGCTTTGTATTCAACTCACACTCTCACTCATATTCTCAGCCTCAGCCTCACAATCATGGGGGTGATGGGAATCATGGGAGTACCCTTCAGTCCAGTTTTACGCCATCAGTTTCCACACGCGCTTGGCAGCAGCAGCACTCTTCAATCTTTGGCACCCGCTTCGGCACCTCTGACGGCACCTCGCCTGTCTTCTGCATTCAAGGTGAGGAGGCTGAGAATGGTACTATTTCAGATCGACCGTCTTCCACTTCCTCTCTCAATTCAACCCGCCAGCTTTGA